A single Glycine soja cultivar W05 chromosome 14, ASM419377v2, whole genome shotgun sequence DNA region contains:
- the LOC114385425 gene encoding probable E3 ubiquitin-protein ligase HERC4 isoform X2: MAKNTFLILLRESSLAPKAIPDQSFYHMIIEIKQMDDGYVWCWGYNIYGQLGIHGEEFHGRKYTDGDYSIVPCLLNKFLDLHPPDSSSISIVPETEGQASLKIIDVKAGGMMSLCIDNLGALWLWGNCPQQSKEGDFSLISNFTPTPVWDFHGHTVVKVACGNEHVVALVTAGESYKGVDDLVCYTWGNNSHGQLGLGDTKNRPRPQVVKTFDLESPWAIYEVACGAFHTALLTHKKRHSDTLESTCWTFGLGDNGQLGRGTTQSTSLPEPVKELPQNVHLVSVDCGLFHTCVVSSDGDVWSWGMEKGLGLCSDDSNGGTHSGDALSPFLISCNPHQPKFSQPVQVACGAAHTVIIAHEGCKLWSWGRGRSGVLGNGKTMDSYTPTIVLWPPLMEDFKQEELYSSCEHDKNETKEVTEIDERLSSALNQLKLLQTKLSIIERYASILHSSLFGEPFDEQDVPASLKNSGAFDIAKEWENMLEAADGTKLINLEMLYRNMHASVKEKLMKRRIKAIIDECLLQSSQVKN; encoded by the exons ATGATGGATATGTTTGGTGTTGGGGCTACAATATAT ATGGTCAACTTGGTATACATGGAGAGGAATTTCATGGCAGAAAATACACCGATGGAGATTATTCTATAGTGCCCTGCTTATTGAATAAGTTTCTTGACTTGCACCCCCCTGATTCTTCATCAATATCAATTGTTCCAGAAACAGAAGGCCAAGCATCACTAAag ATAATTGATGTCAAAGCAGGAGGAATGATGTCTCTGTGTATTGATAATCTTGGGGCCCTCTGGCTGTGGGGAAATTGCCCTCAACAAAGCAAAGAAGGCGACTTCTCTCTTATAAGCAATTTCACTCCAACACCAGTGTGGGATTTTCATGGCCACACTGTAGTTAAAGTAGCATGTGGAAACGAACATGTCGTGGCACTTGTTACTGCTGGAGAATCATACAAGGGCGTGGATGATCTAGTGTGCTACACTTGGGGTAACAACAGTCATGGTCAATTAGGCTTAGGGGACACAAAGAATAGGCCAAGACCACAAGTGGTGAAAACATTTGATCTTGAATCCCCTTGGGCAATATATGAGGTAGCATGTGGTGCCTTCCACACTGCTTTGCTTACTCACAAAAAGAGGCACAGTGACACATTAGAAAGCACATGCTGGACCTTTGGCCTTGGGGATAATGGCCAACTAGGTCGTGGCACAACACAAAGCACATCACTTCCTGAACCTGTTAAGGAATTGCCACAAAATGTGCATCTTGTTTCTGTTGACTGTGGCTTGTTTCACACttgtgttgtttcctctgatggGGATGTGTGGTCATGGGGAATGGAGAAGGGTCTTGGCTTGTGTTCTGATGATAGCAATGGTGGAACACATTCTGGTGATGCTCTTTCTCCGTTTCTTATCTCTTGCAATCCACATCAACCTAAATTTTCACAACCAGTTCAAGTTGCATGTGGGGCTGCTCATACTGTCATTATTGCGCATGAGGGTTGCAAGCTATGGTCTTGGGGGAGAGGAAGGAGTGGAGTTCTTGGAAATGGTAAGACTATGGATAGTTACACTCCCACCATAGTGTTGTGGCCTCCACTGATGGAAGATTTCAAACAAGAGGAACTATATAGCTCATGTGAGCATGATAAAAATGAGACTAAAGAAGTCACAGAAATAGATGAGAGACTATCTTCAGCATTGAATCAACTGAAGCTGCTTCAAACAAAGCTATCCATAATAGAAAGATATGCCAGTATACTTCATAGTTCCCTATTTGGTGAACCTTTTGATGAGCAAGATGTTCCTGCTTCATTGAAAAATTCAGGTGCATTTGACATTGCAAAGGAATGGGAGAACATGTTAGAGGCAGCAGATGGTACAAAGCTGATTAATTTGGAAATGCTCTACCGAAACATGCATGCTAGTGTGAAAGAAAAGCTAATGAAAAGAAGGATCAAGGCGATTATAGATGAATGCCTACTACAATCTTCACAGGTGAAAAATTAG